The DNA sequence TATTATAGTAGAGAAAGTAAACTAGCAGAAGGAATTGCATATTATGATAATGATGATTATGAAAAAGCATTAGAGGTTTTAAAGTCTTATATAGTAGCAAAACCATATGATATAAGAGCTAGAAAATATTTGGCAGAACTGTATTTAAAACAAAATGAATATATATTAGCTTTAAAAGAGTGCATAGCGATAACAGTTAGTAGTTATGCAACATTTAAAGAGAAAGCAGATGCTTATGCAAAAATGGCAGAAATATATATTGAGCAAGGGATATTAGATAAAGCTACAAAAGTAGCTGTAAAAGGATTTAAGTTAGAACCTAAAAATGCGGAAATTCATTATAGTTTAGGAAAAATATATTTATTAACAGATAAATTAAATAGTGCAATAAAAGAATTTAATTTGGTATTATCAGTAGATAGAACTCATATTCCAGCAAGGCTAAAATTAGCAGAAATACATTTTAAGAATAGAAATGATATTAAGGCAATATTTCAGTATAAAAAAATAATAGAATTAGAGCCAAATAATAAAGAGGCTCATTTTGAATTAGCAAAACTTTATTATGAAAATGGTGAATATGAAAATGCTAAAAATGAGATAGAAAAGATAAAAGATAGAAAAGGTATAGAAATTGATTGCGATTATATACTTGTAAATTATTATTTAAAAGTAAAAAACAAGGAAAAAGCAAAGGAAATAATGGAGAAAGCTATATTAGGAAATGATATTAAAAATGAAAAGCTAACATCTTTAAGATATGAACTTGGAGTGATTTATGAAGAAGAAGGGAATTTT is a window from the Haliovirga abyssi genome containing:
- a CDS encoding tetratricopeptide repeat protein, whose translation is MIIFIVFILLIIGIGIFLYMYYSRESKLAEGIAYYDNDDYEKALEVLKSYIVAKPYDIRARKYLAELYLKQNEYILALKECIAITVSSYATFKEKADAYAKMAEIYIEQGILDKATKVAVKGFKLEPKNAEIHYSLGKIYLLTDKLNSAIKEFNLVLSVDRTHIPARLKLAEIHFKNRNDIKAIFQYKKIIELEPNNKEAHFELAKLYYENGEYENAKNEIEKIKDRKGIEIDCDYILVNYYLKVKNKEKAKEIMEKAILGNDIKNEKLTSLRYELGVIYEEEGNFEGAYELYEKIKLDILRYRDIEKRMQKIKKVLFPEEHAKMVQQIDYNKLPTLEFEDLFYKVIDSLGYKEAKLIKKNRNLISIIAVEKFKTLLQGKYLIEMGRNFESVSRHEVEKFLIKIKDEGAKKGILISTSTFNDAAIKLLEEVSNLELVDKVNIYELA